A genome region from Aestuariivirga litoralis includes the following:
- a CDS encoding winged helix-turn-helix transcriptional regulator, producing MDEQLSPDLKGTESEAHAQIPEFPPEVEALTTELIGHIADKWTMLVLEELANGRPQRFTALRKAVPGVSQKMLTQTLRQMERVGLVTRKVHPVIPPRVEYQRTELGHGLGKVVCHLWNWVANNSAEMQAARTQFDAVNFKG from the coding sequence ATGGATGAGCAGCTTTCCCCTGATCTTAAAGGGACTGAATCGGAAGCCCATGCGCAGATTCCGGAATTTCCGCCGGAAGTTGAGGCACTGACCACCGAGCTGATCGGCCATATCGCCGACAAGTGGACGATGCTGGTGCTGGAAGAGCTGGCTAATGGCAGGCCGCAGCGTTTCACGGCGCTGCGCAAGGCGGTGCCCGGCGTGAGCCAGAAAATGCTGACGCAGACGCTTCGGCAGATGGAGCGTGTTGGGCTTGTCACACGAAAAGTGCATCCGGTCATTCCGCCACGGGTGGAATACCAGCGCACGGAGCTGGGCCATGGGCTGGGCAAGGTGGTTTGCCACCTGTGGAACTGGGTTGCCAACAATTCCGCCGAGATGCAGGCCGCGCGGACGCAGTTTGATGCGGTGAACTTTAAAGGGTGA
- a CDS encoding MBL fold metallo-hydrolase, translating into MTVPLIHAFFDEPSKTVTYLVIDPETRDAAVVDPVFDYDHASGKASVKSADAVLAKAEAENCKIRYVLETHVHADHLSGAPYIKLKTGAAVVIGERIKEVQAIFRPVFNAVDVSGSGAEFDLLVKDGEKLLLGALEIEVISTPGHTPACVSYKIADAVFVGDTLFMPDYGTARADFPGGNAADLYHSIKRLLAMPAETRLFMCHDYLPKGGRTEYTWETTVSDQRLDNIHVHDGVSAADFVSMREARDKTLSAPTFLMPSIQVNMRAGKLPPADANGVHYIKVPITL; encoded by the coding sequence ATGACAGTACCGCTGATTCACGCTTTTTTCGACGAACCGAGCAAGACCGTGACTTATCTTGTTATTGATCCGGAAACCCGCGACGCGGCTGTTGTTGACCCCGTGTTCGATTACGATCACGCATCGGGCAAAGCCTCGGTAAAGTCTGCCGACGCCGTATTGGCCAAAGCTGAAGCTGAAAACTGCAAAATCCGCTACGTTCTCGAAACCCATGTTCACGCCGATCATCTGTCCGGCGCGCCTTATATCAAACTGAAAACTGGCGCTGCCGTTGTGATCGGTGAACGCATCAAGGAAGTGCAGGCCATCTTCCGCCCGGTCTTCAACGCGGTGGATGTGTCGGGCTCCGGTGCGGAGTTTGACCTCCTCGTGAAGGACGGGGAAAAGCTCTTGCTGGGTGCGCTGGAAATCGAAGTCATCTCAACGCCGGGCCATACGCCGGCTTGCGTATCCTACAAGATTGCCGATGCTGTCTTTGTCGGCGACACGTTGTTCATGCCCGACTACGGCACAGCGCGCGCCGATTTTCCCGGCGGCAACGCAGCCGACCTCTATCATTCCATCAAAAGGCTTCTGGCTATGCCCGCGGAAACCCGGCTTTTCATGTGCCATGACTATCTGCCCAAGGGCGGCCGCACAGAATATACCTGGGAGACGACCGTGAGCGACCAGCGCCTGGACAATATCCATGTACACGACGGGGTGAGTGCAGCCGATTTCGTGTCAATGCGCGAAGCGCGGGACAAAACGCTGTCTGCCCCCACTTTTTTGATGCCCTCAATCCAGGTCAACATGCGCGCCGGCAAACTGCCGCCAGCCGATGCCAATGGCGTGCACTACATCAAGGTTCCCATCACCCTTTAA
- a CDS encoding SDR family NAD(P)-dependent oxidoreductase — MKINIITGGSRGLGRSIALHAADRGQDSIITYNTNKTEADKVVSEITAKGRKAVALQLDVSKPASFDAFVGEVKKALSATWNTEKFDHLVNNAGIGMYTPIVDVTEEKWDEIMTIHLKSPYFLTQKLLPVMNDGGKIINVSSGLARFSMPGSSTYAMMKGGIEVFTRYLAKELGARKISANTLAPGAIETDFGGGRVRDSKDMNAMIAGQTALGRVGLPDDIGAIGASMLSDDFRWVNGQRVEASGGFFL, encoded by the coding sequence ATGAAAATCAACATTATTACCGGCGGCAGCCGCGGCCTTGGCCGCTCAATCGCTTTGCATGCGGCAGACCGCGGCCAGGACTCGATCATCACTTACAACACCAACAAGACCGAGGCCGACAAGGTGGTCAGCGAAATCACCGCCAAGGGCCGCAAGGCCGTGGCCCTGCAGCTCGATGTATCAAAGCCCGCCAGCTTCGATGCTTTCGTAGGCGAAGTGAAGAAAGCCCTCAGCGCCACCTGGAACACCGAGAAGTTCGATCACCTCGTCAACAATGCAGGCATCGGCATGTACACGCCGATTGTTGATGTAACCGAGGAAAAATGGGACGAGATCATGACCATCCATTTGAAGTCACCCTACTTCCTCACCCAGAAGCTGCTGCCAGTAATGAATGATGGCGGCAAGATCATCAATGTGTCGTCGGGACTGGCTCGCTTCTCTATGCCCGGCTCTTCCACTTACGCCATGATGAAAGGCGGCATCGAAGTCTTCACCCGCTACCTCGCAAAGGAACTTGGTGCACGCAAGATCAGCGCCAACACGTTGGCCCCCGGTGCCATTGAAACCGATTTCGGCGGAGGCCGCGTGCGTGACAGCAAGGACATGAACGCCATGATCGCTGGCCAGACGGCCCTGGGCCGCGTCGGCCTGCCTGATGATATCGGCGCAATCGGAGCATCCATGCTGTCGGACGATTTCCGCTGGGTCAATGGTCAGCGCGTCGAAGCCAGCGGCGGGTTCTTCCTCTGA
- a CDS encoding S1C family serine protease, producing MYNAETEAAALGNSEAELLDAYSTTVINAIERAGPAVVQVAVSKNGRPSGIGSGLILASDGIVMTNSHVVHGAGEITLTTADGQKGTARILGDDPHTDIAVLRTDSVLTAPSLDFFDSRKLKRGQIAVALGNPLGFEQTVTSGIVSALGRSMRSGTGRLIDDVVQTDAALNPGNSGGPLVDAAGRVIGINTAIIPGAQGICFSVAANTALDVLTQILRYGKVRRASLGIEGASTEIPRHVARFAGVQQAAGVRVMNVIKDGPAAGADIRPGDLVIALDGQPVEGVDDLLRLLNHQRTRMEVKVSLLRRGERRERWVMTDERR from the coding sequence ATGTATAATGCAGAAACTGAAGCGGCGGCGCTGGGCAACAGCGAGGCCGAACTTCTCGACGCCTATTCAACCACTGTCATCAATGCCATTGAACGCGCTGGGCCCGCGGTTGTGCAGGTTGCTGTTTCCAAGAATGGCCGACCTTCCGGCATCGGTTCAGGACTGATCCTCGCATCAGACGGCATTGTGATGACCAATAGCCATGTCGTGCATGGTGCGGGAGAGATCACGCTCACCACCGCTGATGGACAGAAGGGGACTGCGCGCATTCTCGGTGATGATCCGCATACGGATATTGCTGTGTTGCGCACGGATTCAGTTTTAACGGCGCCATCGCTCGACTTTTTTGACTCGCGCAAATTGAAACGTGGGCAGATTGCCGTCGCACTCGGCAATCCTCTGGGCTTCGAACAGACGGTGACGAGCGGCATTGTTTCGGCTTTGGGGCGCAGCATGCGCTCTGGTACGGGCCGCCTGATCGATGATGTGGTGCAGACGGATGCCGCCTTGAACCCCGGCAATTCCGGCGGGCCATTGGTGGATGCGGCAGGCCGAGTGATCGGCATCAACACTGCGATCATTCCCGGCGCGCAGGGCATCTGTTTCTCGGTCGCGGCCAATACGGCTTTGGATGTACTCACGCAGATTTTGCGTTACGGCAAGGTGCGGCGTGCCAGCTTGGGCATTGAAGGTGCTTCTACCGAAATTCCGCGCCATGTGGCACGCTTTGCCGGCGTGCAGCAGGCGGCCGGCGTGCGGGTGATGAATGTGATCAAGGATGGCCCGGCGGCTGGTGCCGATATTCGCCCAGGTGATCTGGTGATCGCGCTCGATGGCCAACCGGTTGAGGGTGTTGATGACCTGTTGCGGCTGCTCAACCACCAGCGTACGCGGATGGAAGTGAAAGTTTCACTCTTGCGGCGAGGTGAGCGGCGTGAGCGCTGGGTGATGACCGACGAAAGGCGTTAA
- the gltB gene encoding glutamate synthase large subunit codes for MADRIEATSPIQFQPEGMRPAHGLYDPRNEHDACGIGLYANIHNKKSHEVVTKGLDILRNLEHRGAVGADPKAGDGAGILIQIPHDYFVAEAKKNGFELPGAGQYGVGFLFQPREAVYRQDIERIWWEAARDEGLKVLGWRDVPVDSTVLGYSVKGTEPIHRQVFIGKGPMIRDEAHFERKLFVCRKVVSNRIHDVLGSKARAYYPVSVSCRTVVYKGLVLGVDVSNYYLDLKDERVQSAFALVHQRFSTNTFPSWPLAHPYRMVCHNGEINTVRGNFNWMAARQANMSSDVLGEDISKLWPISYEGQSDTAVFDNALELLCMGGYSLPHAMMMLIPEAWAGNPLMDDDRRAFYEHHAAMMEPWDGPAAMVFTDGKVIGATLDRNGLRPSRYLVTDDGHVLLASEMGVLPFDESKVVTKWRLQPGKMLLIDLDKKKIISDEDLKKELSTAHPYKEWLKRTQVVLRDLPKAKTARPKITVPLLDRQQAFGYTKEDLAVLMAPMASTGQEAVGSMGNDAPISALSDRSKMLDTYFKQNFAQVTNPPIDPIREELVMSLVSFIGPRPNLLDLKGTSKHMRLEVSQPILTNEELERIRNIGSVRENPFRTATIDITYDVANGAEYMAAALDSVCMLAERAVADGYNIIILSDRAVSAERVPIPALLATSATHHHLIRKGLRTLVGLVVESGEPREVHQFCMLAGYGAEAINPYLAFETLDALLPTLDEKISAYEAVKRYIKAVDKGIMKVMSKMGISTYQSYCGAQIFDAVGLSTEFVKKYFTGTVTTIEGVGLVEIAEETFKRHEDAFGLNPVLTTSLEVGGDYAQRIRGEAHVWTAETVSLLQHSVRGNSLDKYKEYARHINEQNERLKTIRGLFRIKSAEEMGKHPIPIEEVESAKDMVKRFATGAMSYGSISREAHTTLAIAMNRIGGRSNTGEGGEESDRFKPLPNGDSMRSAIKQVASGRFGVTTEYLVNSDMMQIKMAQGAKPGEGGQLPGHKVDSVIAKVRHSTPGVGLISPPPHHDIYSIEDLAQLIYDLKNVNPRGLVSVKLVSEVGVGTVAAGVSKAHADHVTISGYEGGTGASPLTSIKHAGSPWEIGLAETQQTLVANDLRGRITVQADGGIRSGRDVMIAALLGADEIGFATAPLIAAGCIMMRKCHLNTCPVGVATQDPELRKRFKGQPEHVINFFFFVAEELRGLMAHMGIRKYEELIGATEWLDTKKAISHWKAKGLDFGKLFAKADVTGPIATKHVSSQDHGLEKILDRELIAKAAPALTKGEPVVIEAKIRNRDRTAGAMLAGEVAMAYGHDGLPEDTIMVKLTGTSGQSFGAWAAKGMTLDLTGEGNDYVGKGLSGGKIIIKPYDNIGFAPERSIIVGNTVLYGAITGEAYFRGVGGERFAVRNSGAIAVVEGVGDHGCEYMTGGCVLVIGETGRNFAAGMSGGVAYVLDEDGGFEKRCNLAMVDLQPVPAEEELIEKHQHHGGDLEGHGLVDITGQMDRNDATRIHELLVRHYKYTNSSKAKAILDDWANYLPKFVKVMPVEYARALADLEKAQATSNGLTVGVKRSA; via the coding sequence ATGGCCGATCGTATCGAAGCCACTAGCCCCATCCAGTTCCAGCCGGAAGGGATGCGGCCTGCCCATGGGCTTTATGACCCGCGCAATGAGCATGATGCCTGCGGCATTGGCCTCTATGCCAATATCCATAACAAGAAGAGCCACGAGGTCGTCACCAAGGGTCTCGACATCCTGCGCAATCTTGAACATCGCGGCGCTGTCGGTGCCGACCCGAAGGCGGGCGATGGTGCTGGCATCCTCATTCAGATCCCGCATGACTATTTTGTTGCTGAAGCGAAGAAGAATGGCTTCGAGTTGCCGGGTGCCGGCCAGTATGGCGTGGGCTTTCTGTTTCAGCCGCGCGAAGCGGTGTACCGCCAGGACATTGAACGTATCTGGTGGGAAGCCGCGCGTGACGAAGGCCTAAAGGTTCTGGGCTGGCGCGACGTGCCGGTGGATTCCACCGTGCTGGGCTATTCGGTGAAGGGCACGGAGCCCATCCACCGCCAGGTGTTCATCGGCAAAGGCCCGATGATCCGCGATGAAGCGCATTTCGAGCGCAAGCTTTTTGTGTGCCGCAAGGTGGTGTCCAACCGCATCCATGATGTGCTGGGTTCCAAGGCGCGCGCTTATTATCCGGTTTCAGTCTCCTGCCGTACGGTGGTTTACAAGGGCCTGGTGCTGGGCGTTGACGTGTCGAACTATTATCTCGACCTCAAGGATGAGCGCGTGCAATCGGCCTTCGCGCTGGTGCATCAACGTTTCTCCACCAACACTTTCCCCAGCTGGCCACTGGCGCATCCCTACCGCATGGTTTGCCACAATGGCGAGATCAACACGGTGCGCGGCAATTTCAACTGGATGGCGGCGCGCCAGGCCAATATGTCGTCAGACGTTTTGGGCGAGGATATTTCCAAGCTTTGGCCGATTTCTTACGAGGGCCAATCCGACACCGCGGTGTTCGACAATGCGCTGGAGCTGCTCTGCATGGGCGGCTATTCGCTGCCACATGCGATGATGATGCTGATCCCGGAAGCCTGGGCCGGCAACCCGCTGATGGATGATGATCGTCGTGCTTTCTACGAACATCACGCCGCGATGATGGAACCGTGGGACGGCCCCGCCGCCATGGTGTTCACCGATGGAAAAGTGATCGGCGCCACGCTGGACCGCAACGGCCTGCGCCCGTCGCGCTACCTCGTCACCGATGATGGCCATGTGCTGCTCGCCTCCGAAATGGGCGTACTGCCGTTTGATGAATCAAAGGTCGTCACCAAGTGGCGCCTGCAGCCGGGCAAGATGCTGCTAATTGACCTCGACAAGAAGAAGATCATTTCCGACGAAGATCTTAAGAAGGAACTTTCGACGGCACATCCTTACAAGGAATGGCTGAAGCGCACCCAGGTTGTGCTGCGCGATTTGCCCAAGGCGAAGACGGCGCGGCCGAAGATCACTGTGCCGCTGCTCGACCGGCAGCAGGCCTTTGGTTACACCAAGGAAGACCTGGCGGTGCTGATGGCACCGATGGCATCCACGGGCCAGGAAGCCGTGGGCTCGATGGGCAATGACGCGCCGATTTCCGCACTGTCTGACCGTTCGAAAATGCTGGACACTTATTTCAAGCAGAACTTCGCGCAGGTGACCAATCCGCCGATCGATCCGATCCGCGAAGAACTGGTGATGAGCCTTGTGTCCTTCATCGGGCCACGCCCGAACTTGCTTGATCTCAAGGGCACATCGAAGCATATGCGGCTGGAAGTGTCGCAGCCAATTTTGACGAATGAAGAACTGGAGCGCATTCGCAATATCGGCTCGGTGCGCGAGAACCCGTTCCGCACCGCGACCATCGACATTACTTATGATGTGGCGAATGGCGCCGAATATATGGCTGCGGCTTTGGACAGCGTATGCATGCTGGCCGAGCGCGCGGTGGCGGATGGCTATAACATCATCATCCTGTCGGACCGTGCGGTTTCTGCCGAACGCGTGCCGATCCCGGCGCTGCTGGCAACCTCTGCCACGCATCATCATCTGATCCGTAAGGGCCTGCGCACGCTCGTCGGCCTCGTTGTTGAATCGGGCGAGCCGCGCGAAGTGCATCAATTCTGCATGTTGGCTGGTTATGGTGCGGAAGCGATCAATCCCTATCTGGCGTTTGAAACGCTGGATGCTTTGCTGCCTACGCTGGATGAAAAGATCAGCGCCTATGAAGCGGTGAAGCGTTACATCAAGGCCGTCGACAAGGGCATCATGAAGGTGATGTCGAAGATGGGCATCTCGACCTATCAATCCTATTGCGGCGCGCAGATTTTCGACGCGGTGGGACTCTCAACTGAATTCGTGAAGAAGTATTTCACCGGCACGGTGACCACGATTGAAGGCGTGGGTCTGGTCGAAATCGCTGAGGAAACTTTCAAGCGTCATGAAGATGCGTTTGGGTTGAACCCAGTGCTGACGACTTCGCTGGAAGTGGGCGGCGATTACGCGCAGCGCATCCGTGGTGAAGCGCATGTGTGGACGGCGGAAACAGTGTCTCTGCTGCAGCATTCGGTGCGCGGCAATTCGCTCGACAAGTACAAGGAATATGCGCGCCACATCAATGAACAGAATGAGCGGCTGAAGACCATCCGCGGCCTGTTCCGCATCAAGAGCGCTGAGGAAATGGGCAAGCACCCCATTCCGATTGAAGAAGTGGAAAGCGCCAAGGATATGGTGAAGCGCTTTGCCACGGGTGCGATGTCTTACGGCTCGATTAGCCGTGAGGCACATACCACGCTGGCGATTGCGATGAACCGTATTGGTGGGCGCTCCAACACCGGCGAAGGCGGCGAGGAATCGGATCGCTTCAAGCCACTGCCCAACGGTGACTCGATGCGTTCTGCCATCAAGCAGGTGGCGAGTGGACGCTTCGGCGTGACCACGGAATATCTAGTCAATTCCGACATGATGCAGATCAAGATGGCGCAGGGTGCCAAGCCCGGCGAGGGCGGGCAGCTGCCCGGCCATAAAGTTGACAGCGTGATTGCCAAGGTGCGCCATTCGACGCCGGGTGTGGGCCTGATTTCGCCGCCGCCGCATCACGACATCTATTCGATCGAAGATCTGGCGCAGCTGATTTATGATTTGAAGAACGTCAATCCGCGCGGGCTGGTTTCGGTGAAGCTAGTGTCCGAAGTGGGTGTGGGCACGGTTGCTGCCGGCGTATCGAAGGCGCATGCCGATCACGTCACCATTTCCGGTTACGAAGGTGGTACGGGTGCTTCGCCTTTGACGTCGATCAAGCATGCTGGTTCGCCGTGGGAAATTGGCTTGGCCGAAACCCAGCAGACTCTTGTTGCCAATGATCTGCGTGGCCGCATTACAGTGCAGGCGGATGGCGGCATCCGCTCTGGCCGCGACGTGATGATTGCGGCTTTGCTGGGTGCCGATGAAATCGGCTTTGCCACAGCGCCGCTGATCGCTGCCGGTTGCATCATGATGCGCAAGTGCCATTTGAACACGTGCCCTGTTGGTGTTGCCACGCAAGACCCAGAACTGCGCAAGCGCTTCAAGGGGCAGCCTGAACACGTTATCAATTTCTTCTTCTTCGTGGCGGAAGAGCTGCGTGGCTTGATGGCACATATGGGCATTCGCAAATATGAAGAGCTGATCGGTGCTACCGAATGGCTTGATACCAAGAAGGCTATTTCCCATTGGAAGGCCAAGGGCCTGGATTTCGGCAAACTGTTTGCCAAGGCTGATGTGACCGGGCCGATTGCGACCAAGCATGTGAGCAGCCAGGATCATGGGCTGGAGAAGATTCTCGACCGTGAACTGATTGCCAAAGCTGCGCCCGCACTCACCAAGGGCGAGCCCGTGGTGATCGAAGCCAAGATCCGCAACCGCGACCGCACGGCGGGTGCGATGCTCGCCGGCGAAGTGGCTATGGCTTATGGTCATGACGGTTTGCCGGAAGATACGATCATGGTGAAGCTGACCGGCACATCGGGCCAGAGCTTTGGCGCATGGGCGGCGAAGGGCATGACGCTCGATCTGACCGGCGAAGGCAATGACTATGTGGGCAAGGGGCTTTCGGGCGGCAAGATCATAATCAAGCCTTATGACAATATCGGCTTTGCGCCGGAGCGTTCGATCATCGTGGGCAATACAGTGCTTTATGGCGCGATCACCGGAGAAGCCTATTTCCGCGGTGTGGGTGGCGAGCGGTTTGCGGTTCGCAATTCAGGCGCCATTGCTGTCGTCGAAGGCGTGGGCGACCATGGCTGCGAGTACATGACCGGCGGCTGCGTGCTGGTGATCGGCGAGACGGGGCGCAACTTCGCGGCCGGTATGTCTGGCGGCGTGGCTTACGTTCTGGATGAGGATGGCGGCTTCGAGAAGCGTTGCAACCTCGCCATGGTGGATTTGCAGCCGGTGCCGGCGGAAGAAGAGCTGATCGAAAAGCACCAGCATCATGGGGGTGATCTGGAAGGCCACGGCCTTGTAGATATTACCGGTCAGATGGACCGCAACGATGCCACGCGCATCCATGAACTTCTGGTGCGGCACTACAAATATACAAATTCGAGCAAGGCCAAGGCCATCCTTGATGACTGGGCGAATTACCTGCCAAAATTCGTGAAGGTGATGCCGGTGGAATATGCGCGGGCGCTGGCCGATCTGGAAAAGGCGCAAGCCACAAGCAATGGGCTCACCGTTGGCGTGAAGAGGAGTGCGTAA
- a CDS encoding sulfite exporter TauE/SafE family protein, producing the protein MSADLVTIAGGAIVGLVLGIVGGGGSILAVPLLLYGVGMPSVHAAIGTSAVAVALNAAANLLMAAKRGLVKWRCGLVFAAAGMNGSLAGSHLALMMDGRKLLALFGGLMIMVGALMLAKKNAEGDPDVRLTFSSARHMVPWLVAVGMVVGVLAGFFGIGGGFLIVPGLMFASGMPIGFAVATSLVGVAAFGASTAFSYALAGAIDWRVMAFFLGGGLIGSVVGQGFAGRLILHKSAMQAVFAAFVIIVGGFIVHQAWATPV; encoded by the coding sequence GTGAGCGCTGATCTTGTCACGATCGCGGGCGGTGCCATTGTCGGTCTTGTCCTGGGGATTGTTGGCGGTGGCGGCTCTATTCTGGCGGTACCGCTTCTGCTGTATGGTGTGGGCATGCCCTCGGTTCACGCTGCCATCGGAACAAGTGCCGTTGCGGTGGCACTGAATGCCGCTGCAAACTTGCTCATGGCGGCCAAGCGCGGCTTGGTGAAATGGCGCTGCGGGCTGGTCTTTGCAGCTGCAGGGATGAACGGTTCGCTGGCTGGCTCGCATCTGGCGTTGATGATGGATGGCAGGAAACTGCTCGCGCTTTTTGGCGGCTTGATGATCATGGTGGGCGCATTGATGCTTGCCAAGAAAAATGCCGAAGGTGATCCTGATGTGCGCCTCACCTTCTCTAGTGCACGCCACATGGTGCCGTGGCTTGTCGCAGTAGGGATGGTTGTGGGGGTGCTAGCGGGCTTTTTCGGCATCGGTGGCGGTTTCCTGATTGTGCCGGGCCTCATGTTCGCATCCGGCATGCCCATCGGCTTTGCCGTTGCCACATCGCTGGTAGGAGTTGCGGCCTTCGGCGCCAGCACGGCATTCTCCTATGCCCTTGCGGGCGCAATCGATTGGCGGGTGATGGCATTCTTCTTAGGCGGAGGCCTTATCGGCAGTGTAGTCGGGCAGGGCTTTGCTGGCCGCCTGATACTTCACAAATCTGCAATGCAGGCCGTGTTTGCTGCCTTCGTCATCATCGTTGGTGGCTTTATCGTGCATCAAGCTTGGGCAACGCCTGTCTAA
- a CDS encoding rhodanese family protein: MNMKNLTAQEVRAQMDGGAMLIDIREQDEFARESIPGASNVSLARLCDEKSGLTSTPVIFHCKSGTRTRMNAELLARATGGSFAVLDGGIEAWKSAGFATVINRRKPLEMMRQVQIAAGSLVALGAGLGFVANPGFYALSAAVGLGLVFAGMSGTCMMARLLHLAPWNRV; encoded by the coding sequence ATGAACATGAAGAATCTGACCGCCCAAGAAGTACGCGCACAGATGGACGGTGGAGCGATGCTCATCGACATCCGCGAGCAGGATGAATTTGCGCGCGAAAGCATACCAGGTGCCAGTAATGTTTCCCTAGCGCGGCTTTGCGATGAGAAGTCAGGCCTGACATCGACCCCGGTTATTTTCCACTGCAAAAGCGGCACCCGCACCCGGATGAATGCCGAGCTTCTGGCCCGGGCAACAGGCGGGAGTTTCGCGGTGCTTGATGGTGGGATTGAGGCCTGGAAATCAGCTGGTTTCGCCACCGTGATCAATCGGAGGAAACCCTTGGAAATGATGCGTCAGGTTCAGATCGCTGCCGGATCGCTTGTGGCGCTCGGCGCTGGTCTGGGATTCGTGGCCAATCCTGGCTTCTACGCGCTGTCAGCCGCAGTGGGCCTTGGGCTTGTCTTTGCGGGCATGAGTGGCACCTGCATGATGGCGCGCCTTCTGCATCTTGCGCCCTGGAACCGCGTGTGA
- a CDS encoding GNAT family N-acetyltransferase — protein sequence MITYRRPMPEEAQAFATLHVQCWRESYPDYVPAELMAGFSVEKRLPMWEGVLATAERIVIGAYMDDVPAGFIIAGPTPEDLIEKQDGHVWALYIARAAHRQGIGRVLMNMAARKWLERGGHTFTVGVLRANAPARAFYEALGAVAVKESVYDWDGHPLKDCTYFLDTAQMLKVAAAVNPQPPRP from the coding sequence GTGATCACTTACCGCCGCCCGATGCCGGAGGAGGCACAGGCCTTTGCGACATTGCATGTGCAGTGCTGGCGCGAGTCCTATCCCGATTATGTGCCGGCAGAATTGATGGCGGGGTTTTCTGTGGAGAAGCGCCTGCCGATGTGGGAGGGCGTGCTGGCCACAGCGGAGCGCATCGTGATCGGGGCCTATATGGATGATGTGCCAGCGGGGTTCATCATCGCAGGGCCCACGCCGGAAGATCTGATTGAAAAACAGGATGGCCATGTCTGGGCGCTCTACATCGCAAGGGCCGCGCATCGGCAAGGCATTGGTCGCGTTCTGATGAATATGGCAGCGCGCAAATGGCTGGAACGCGGCGGGCATACATTCACTGTCGGCGTTCTGCGCGCCAATGCTCCGGCGCGGGCGTTTTATGAGGCGCTGGGTGCGGTGGCGGTGAAGGAGAGTGTCTATGATTGGGATGGCCACCCGCTCAAGGATTGCACCTACTTTTTGGATACGGCGCAAATGTTGAAGGTGGCGGCTGCAGTGAATCCGCAGCCGCCGAGACCGTAG
- a CDS encoding ArsR/SmtB family transcription factor translates to MLTKTPLSAIGGLSEKAASVAEILKELANEKRLLILCGLLEKGEASVAELSEIAGLGQSAMSQHLARLRAMNMVKFRRNGAAVYYAVADRKLATLMKTLKTLYC, encoded by the coding sequence ATGCTGACCAAAACACCACTCTCTGCCATTGGCGGCCTGTCTGAAAAAGCCGCTAGTGTTGCGGAAATCCTGAAGGAGCTCGCGAATGAGAAGCGTCTGCTCATTCTTTGCGGACTGCTTGAAAAAGGCGAAGCGAGTGTGGCCGAACTTTCCGAAATAGCAGGGCTTGGACAATCTGCCATGTCGCAACATCTGGCCCGGTTGCGGGCAATGAATATGGTGAAATTTCGCCGGAATGGCGCTGCCGTTTATTATGCAGTTGCTGATCGTAAGCTGGCAACTTTAATGAAAACCCTGAAAACCCTTTACTGCTGA